The Rosa rugosa chromosome 1, drRosRugo1.1, whole genome shotgun sequence genomic sequence GCATTTCATGTATTTAAATTCAGAAATTATACTGATAATCAACTTCATTCTGTTCCTGCCAGCATAATATCAGAAGCTGCTTTTCCAAATACCAGCAGTAACAGAACACATTATCATATCAACCGAATAACAGCACTATTctccaattccttcaatctGAATTCAGAGGACTTTGAAATCACACCTGAACGATTCCGACAAGAGGCGAGGAAGgaacatcaccaaatatgtggATTGAAAGAGTTGAGATAGCCATAGACAATGGCCTTAGCCCTGGTTTGACGCAGTGCAGAGACACATAATTTACTGGAGCCTGCCAAAGAAAAGTAATTATCAGGAAAAAAATTAATCCATTTAATGAACAGATTTCATAATAAAGCAGAAAAATACACAAAGAGGTTAATCAATTTGCTAATTATATATTAGTGATCAGAAATCACCGACGAACAACGTATGAATGTGCAGGTTAGCCAGCCTGCTGCTTGTATGCTTTTCTAGTTATGCATATGCTCACAagtaatatatataaaaatatttCACTCTACAATATCGTACTCATCAACAGCAAGTTCACTCCCCATTTTCTAAAGTAGACTAATACACATTGTAGGTTACCTGTGTTGAAAACAGAAGTAGCTCCCCCAGTGAGAAAAAAACTACAAAGATGTGCAGGCTCTTTGCACAAAACGCACTGAAGCAAAATATTGCACCTAGCATTGTCGCTCCAGCAAGAAGCTGTAAAAGCAGCGGTGGGAACTCACTTAAAAgcattacaaaacaagaaactttgatgttaTAATCCTGGAAACAAGCAGAACTTACCTTAAAAGCATTGTGAATTGTGGCACCCACTGCATCAAGGACGAGCCCTCCAGTTAAAGTTCCTAGAATTCCACAGAGAATAGTAATACCTCCGAACATCAGATCTGGATTACTCTGTCAAAAGTTCCAACAAATTAAAGATTTGTCAGTATTGTTGTTGGTGTCTGTGTTAGGCTAGATTTATCATTGTAGTCTACCATCCTATCATATGAACAGTAAATAATTGCCAATTGAAGGGGCTGATCATATATTTGACCCTATTCTCCATCtccctttttcttctcttgCAATACACGCCTCATAGCCATTAACAAGAAATGTAAAAACTTCATGAATTTACCAATATGTACAACtgaaggtaaaaagaaaaaatcagttTCCTTTTAACAAGTAACAAATGACAACGGACAAAAGCTAAAATGTAACCAAAGGAAGGCAGGGAGACATTGTTAAGGAAAAGTTTTGCCAAGAGCTATACCATATGGTAAATGTTATAACCAGCCTTTGGCCCCCAGTATGAGTAGGTTCCAATGACAAAGTTGTATGACACATAACCTGCCAGTAATCATATTTTGgaacaaaaaaattattaataaaataacgAATAACCAAGTAGCTTCCAATTAGTAAGGCAATAAGACTGAAAACTACCACATTGCTGTATTGCATCATAAAAAAGAATTCGGATATCAGTAAACAGACATATCATATAAGCACAGATGATCAAGATGTGAGGATCTTTGAATTGATGCATCATATACTTAAAATCAGACAATAAACATTAAAATTTGAGAAGATAAATAGAGTTGAAGGAAATACCTAATACATTAACAATGTAAACTTTATCAAGCAAAAGTACTTTCAAATCCTTAGAGAAGCTTGAAACTTGGTCCAAAAATTTGGTTGCAGGGCATGAGCTGCAATACACAATGGGAACAATAACAGACCAATGAGAATGATCACAAGGATGTTAAATGTGTCTGCACCTGTCCAATCTCTTAATTGAAACATCTGTCTCTCAATCTGAAATTATGAGAATTATGTTTCTAGATGTGAAATGGAAAAGGTTTTGACTTGCAAGTAATGGCAAAACCTTTTGTTATTTTTCCCTCGTGACTTGGAAGTATAGAAAAATTTGTGATGGACTCCGTGGTGGGTCAACACTAAAAATACTTGTTTTGGTGTAAAATCAAGTGACAGAACTAATCAAGGTTTATACTTGCAAGAGAGATATTAAGGAGCCAGGTGGCTTGGTCGTCAAACTCTCCTACAGAACAGAACAGTACCTTGTTAAAAGATTTTTGGTTCCATTTCTTGGTGTTTCTTTTTTATGCTCCTCTTAATTTGTAAACTTCCTTCTTGTTTTATTTTACATTTGATTCCTTCCTTCTCCATTAAATTATATGTGTCTTTCTCTGTTTTTCACCTTTGTTAATACTACTTTTCTCAAAACAAGGATAGACAGTGCATATAAACAATAATGGGAAAAGGGCATGAAAAGGATGGATGTAATTAGTATTTAGTACTTACCAAGAAGTCTCATCGCAGTCAACTGTCACACAACCATTTATATTTGGGATCTCTGATTCTGCAGATTGAAGCTAATCAGAATCCAAGAAAGAATGTATTTATGTTTGCTCACACACTTTCTGTATCAAAATTTAATGAGGGACACAGAAATATTAAGAATATGAAGAGTCCGGATAGGCTGTTATCTTTCTGGATTAGCATGGATGTTTCCCAGTTACAGGTTTAGAAAGGGTTTGAATACTAAACAGCCATATAGGTAAGACTCAGCCTAACTGCTACCTAGTATTCTAGTAAACAAAACCGCAGAACAGTAATATTCTCCCCAGTAATGAACTAGATAATACGGTACTATATTTCCATGTGAAAACGTAAACCAGCATTGCCAAACAATAATAACCTGCAATACCTTCTATTAAAGGACTAGTTTCAATAGATTCCAAAAGCTCTGTCGATTCAGTAGGAGGTAAACCTAAAGGACAAGTTTATTCAAAGGTTAAAACTCTGAGGGATCATAAAAACTAAATTAGTTATTAAAGATGATGCAGGACAAGAAAAGAGGCACCTTTCAGCTGCAATGGTTTCACCGCAAAACCCAAGACAGCAAAGGGAAGCATTAGAAGGGCCTCTCCCCAGAATGCACAACGCCAATTGATGCTCTCTCCCACCTAGGAAGTGAGTTAAAGCATAATGTTACTATGATACATATCTACTACAGTGAAAAATTGGGACAATAAATCAATAGCCATGAAGAAATAAAATTATCATACTTGATGAAGACTAAAACACACCAAAAGATGCTTATATATTAGCTTCCTAATAATGATTACTCTAAAATTTGTAAAAGCACTAATAAACACACAGCTAAAAGATCTGATAATTTCTCAAGTTAAATATAAAAGTAGGTTTGATATATAAAGAATTTAAGAGTAATTCAGAACATGCAGGAGCTAGGAGAAAATACAGAAGATATAATAGTTTATATGATAGATGACTCTTTACAATGAAAATTAGTTGCCATTAGGTGGTACTAAAAATTTCCCATTACCTCTGTAAAGGATAGAACCTCTAAAATACGGGGAGAAATGCAAATTTCACGGTGGAGGGGAACCTTCAGAGAGCAAGaaggaaataatttttttttttggttcaaagAAGGAACAAAATTAAGCTATTTGTCGGGTCCATTGGTTCTGTCGATTGGGGggtagagaaagaaaaaaaaaaatgagaaactaGTCTCTGGATGTGTGTACAACTAGCCCATCATTACAGAACCTAAAATATGAAACTGATTGTATCGTCGATGTCATGAATATCCAACAAAGTTTTACCAGCTGATGGGAAACAAGAGCTTTTAATCAAAGAATACTCGAGTGTGGAACATTGTCAGAAATCCATGAAAGACGCTGTAAAGGCAAATGAATTTCTCTTAGGAAGAAAACTGACAAACATACATTCTGCATTCCAAGATCTGCTTGCAAATTGCACCCATATCTAAAATTATATTGATTAGCCTCCCCATTAACAAGCTCCAACACCGACTCAAAACATAAAGGAAAGGGCATTCCAAATTCAAACAACAAAGATCCATATATATTAAAAAGATAGGAAGATAGCTTGCCACATCTAAAAACTTACAAATCCGCCGTAAACATAGCCTATAGCGACTCCAGTTGGTATACACATGTAAAACATTGCCAGCCATGCTGATTTCTGGACCCACAATGAGCAAATACTCAGCAAAATTATGAGCATCATGAAAAGCATATTAGAAAGTatatcattttttctttttaatttttttttaccttttagTTCTAAGCCATAATCCCCATTTCTAATTATGAAGACCAATACAAAGGGATAAAGATGTAGGGAGAGGAGTCAAACCTGATCTGCAGGGGCATGGTCATCAATGAAAGGAGCTGCAAGACTTATGAAAGATGCCTCACCAACTCCAACCAGCCTACAATGGCAAAAACCCAGTTATAACTCCGTATCTAGTACAGAGAGATACTCATGATGTAATACAAagataactaaaagaaaaacatagTATTAAGGATAGTCACACTTACATGCGACATATTGCAATGGACCAGAAATTAAATGAACTGCCACACCCAGCTGTGGCAAATGTCCAAATAGATAAACCAACTCCAATCAGCCTAAAAGGATTGTGGCTGTAGTGCACATGAACTTATAAATCAAATCGGCTACATCACATCTCGAATAAATTCACAACTCATCCAGTTACACTACTGCTCACCTCTTTGCCAAGGATGCAAAGATGGGTGAGGCCACGAGAAGCCCAACCATGAATGCAGATGATAGAACACCATCTTGAAAGTTGTTCAATTTAAAATCCCCCCTGTAAGAAACACGCCATCGTAAGCCAAATACAGCCAATAAATACAAGAAATCATGAATCCACTTAATGTGAATCCTCTGACATCATAATAATCCTCTTAACATGTAGCAAGAGGTAAAACCTTCCCTACACCAACATAACAGCTTAGATAAAAGTCATCTGTGAGAATAACTCAGGCAAAGCATAATTTCGGCCTAATGCCTCAAACTTGTATGACAATTTATCATTACATTTCCTTGTAAGACAAGTAATCATAAAAATTCTTACTGAATTCCGGTACCGGCATGGCAAATTCCACTCTCATCGCAAATCCCAATACTCCCATTGACCCCATTGCTGGCTATTGCTCCTCGATCAATATAATTTATCAAGTTAACCAGACACAGGATTAACAGCAACCTAGCAAAAGTTTAAAACTTTCAATCACTTGACGATAAAAGGTACATAATTAACAtcagaaccctagaaatttcaATTGAAATTAATTAAACTGAGGAGATATACCTTTCGGGGGAGAACCAGGAAGGCTTTGGAGCTGAGATTGCTGCCTTGGGGTTCTTTGTCATCGGTGGAAGGGAATTAGGATTGGGGAATTGGGCGAATTTTGACGGTGATTGTGGTGGTTGTACTTGTGCCATGATCATAAGCAGAAGAAGATGAAAGAACAATGTATCATTGGGGAGAGGGGTTCTTTGTTCCTTACGCAAGCAACCTCCCTCCCCCTCTCTTCACAAAATGGGATTTCTTGGATTTATGGTTTTACTGTCTTGctttttatccttttttttttttacttgggggaaaaacccaaaataaatggAAGTGGGTGGAAGTCATTTTCACCATTAATTAAGGCTAGCAAGAGACAACTATGATGAAGATGATATGACACATATTTTctataaagaaataaaaacaaacacgAGAATTTTCTAAAGTTCTATATTTCTTACGTGTCACTCCAACTATGAAGTAAACCTAAATGGTTTCAATTTTAAAATTGTAATGTAAAGATTCGTTAATCACAATTGGAGTGATGAGAGACGAAAGTAAGAATTACATGAAAACGAGCACTATTCATGTAGTCAGGCGTATAACAATTACATGAAATTCATACCAACATTTAAATTTCACAGCAAGCAATGACAACCTACCATCCAACCAAAAATGAAACCTAACTGGTTATATTGGTGAGCAGATAAGGAGCACAGTTGCACAAAGATGTCTACAGATATATCATTACACCAAGTGACCAAACTGGTTTTAAAATGTATTTTGAGTTTTAAAAAAATCAATCCATAATTGTCGAAGCTATAATTGTGAATAGATATATAACTAATCTCTTTAAACTTTAGATCAAGAAAGGTCTTTCTCAACTTATTTCTAGAATCAACTTTAAGTACATATACAAAAAAACATTGGATCCTGGGTATGGTTAGGCCATGTAGTAGTTCTTATAAGTTACTAGATAGAGAAtacaaacttcttttcttcacctGCAGATCCCTATTTTATTTAGAAACCTAATAAGTAGTCATCTCTAGACCCGAGCTAGCTATTTACAACCTACATAGTGCACTATGAAAGCACAAAACATACACATATCTACAAGAAATTCTTACATACAATTACTGTATACAACTTTGCTCTCCCAAAATTGGTCGTCGAATGTGAGGGGTTGATGTAGGGTTACAGAAGCTTCATGATTTCTTTATAGCAGTGTAAGCAGAACAGTGGACGTCACAGCACTCAGCATCCCATGAGAAGTCCATTTCCATGGCGTCCAGTATTTTTCTCTTCCACTTCGAGGGGTGGTTTTTCttcaaatagagaaaaaaagttTCAAATGTTTTAGCACCTTAAATAATAACTTTCTAATAAGTAGTGAAGCAACCATGAATATTTAAAGCAATACATACCATCCCATCCAGCACTTCGCTTATGGACATATTTCCAAAGGTAGAGCTGATGAAACGTGAGAAATTAGTAGTCTCATAGTCATGTTCTGCAAAGTTCCTGTTACAAGATATTGCCAATGGAGACATATATGATCGTCCTTTAAGAGAAAATGGTACAAATAATACAATTTGACTCCAAGTTCTCATTCTGAAAAAGAATACCTGAAGTTGTCATGGGAGGAGTTTAATGCAATTGGAGCAGCTCCGTACTTTAAAGCCTTTAACTACATAATTTGGATAAAAATGAGTATGGACATCAAATAAGTGATGATATAAAGCTAAgaaagagacagagagagagctAACTGGAACTTGGAGAACAGGGTCATGAAAAGATTGGCACAAGATAATATCAGATCCGGCAAAAACCAAATGTGTTATTGCTGCATCACACTCATTTACGAATTTCACTTGTTCATCCTGCAgccaaatacacacacacaatatatatagtAAGTTGAATATTAAGTGAACAGTGAGAGGCTAATCATAAAAGATACTTATATTTTGACATCAAAGAAATGCCCTACAACTCATTAAATATATTAGACAATTAGTTTAAAAGTTGTTGAAAATTGTCCCAAAACAAGAAAGATCTAATGACAATGGCAATACTCTGTAATGCTTTGCCAGTCCCACAAATGTGACATCCAGTTGTCCATACAGTAGAATCCAGTAATGGAATGAACAAGAGCTTGTCATATATACCTTCAGTGGTTCCTGCAATGATCCAAGCTTGTGTATACTTGATAATTTGCTAGTACCCATGATGATGAACTGTATGAAAACACTAAGCAATCAGATCCATGAGAAGTAAAATAGAAGAACAACAAAAATAATGACCAGATACTATAAAGAAATATTTATAAAATGAAGTAGCTTCATCCCTCGCTATCAAGCACATTGACAACAATTTTTATTCATTCTGAAATTACTCTCGCTACATCTACGTGTTCCCAGATAATAAGCAATGCATGCCcttatagaaaagaaaagaaaaatatggagAAAAGTCGCACCTGTACATCGCTCTTGCTAGCTTTCATGATTACTGCCCTCATGTTCTCCAGATCAACATCTTCAGACACAATGCATCCAA encodes the following:
- the LOC133722611 gene encoding probable sphingolipid transporter spinster homolog 2; the protein is MIMAQVQPPQSPSKFAQFPNPNSLPPMTKNPKAAISAPKPSWFSPERLLLILCLVNLINYIDRGAIASNGVNGSIGICDESGICHAGTGIQGDFKLNNFQDGVLSSAFMVGLLVASPIFASLAKSHNPFRLIGVGLSIWTFATAGCGSSFNFWSIAICRMLVGVGEASFISLAAPFIDDHAPADQKSAWLAMFYMCIPTGVAIGYVYGGFVGESINWRCAFWGEALLMLPFAVLGFAVKPLQLKGLPPTESTELLESIETSPLIEESEIPNINGCVTVDCDETSCSCPATKFLDQVSSFSKDLKVLLLDKVYIVNVLGYVSYNFVIGTYSYWGPKAGYNIYHMSNPDLMFGGITILCGILGTLTGGLVLDAVGATIHNAFKLLAGATMLGAIFCFSAFCAKSLHIFVVFFSLGELLLFSTQAPVNYVSLHCVKPGLRPLSMAISTLSIHIFGDVPSSPLVGIVQDYVHNWRETTLIFTSVYFVASGIWFIGIFLNSVDKFEEDDEEEVSTLVQANKEPLLEEHHLRKD